One window of the Megalops cyprinoides isolate fMegCyp1 chromosome 2, fMegCyp1.pri, whole genome shotgun sequence genome contains the following:
- the LOC118772495 gene encoding lysine-specific demethylase 4A-like: MASDSGANSPGSGIMTFHPSKEEFKNFSRYIAYMESKGAHKAGMAKVVPPKDWKPRRCYDDIDDLVIPAPIQQVVTGQSGLFTQYNIQKKPMTVREFRRIANTDKFCNPRYVDFEELERKYWKNLTFNPPLYGADVNGTLYDPDVTEWNIGHLNTILDTVERESGIKIKGVNTPYLYFGMWKTTFAWHTEDMDLYSINYLHFGEPKSWYCVPPEHGKRLERLAKGFFPGSAQSCEAFLRHKMTLISPSILKKYGIPFEKITQEAGQFIVTFPYGYHAGFNHGFNCAESTNFATQRWIEYGKQATLCSCRKDMVKISMDVFVRKFQPDRYKQWKAGKDNAPIDHSKPTPEAAEFLKEEQTGPEAEAPFKEESTENSPTSEGESKSSSPYKQRIGAKRPRACQDAPEEVLHKEEEGDEVVEKKACLTPPEQDSEGPSLTDTEAFEAPQMKLEANVNTQPQSLEKTFLGNDIPTDQECADICPPQSGKHPPQGQGVASTSGNAQPAHLLFQRTLSPAEALHVHSYAKGDYCEVETPAAEETGTGTETGTQDGIKGAEDSNESEHVKTQLSKLPRHHPLIKDCFSDEELQEQMATEEDGLEAEPWAKPLAYLWQNRPYNPERERAYNHMMGLQAPYCAICMLFQTYQRTEGGDSSQSLADPTEGQLRTKPLIPEMCFTTTADNTNVQFSAPYLEEDGTSLLISCTQCSVRVHTSCYGVAPERVSEDWKCARCTANAMMENCCLCSLRGGALHKANNDKWVHVLCAVAVLEARFVNIAERSPVDLSGIPLQRFKLKCYYCKKRMKKTSGCCVQCSHGRCPTAYHPTCAQAAGVLMHPDDWPFVVYVTCCRHKGPIHTERNKAAMRELAVGQRVICKHKNGRYYQCEVVQLTKETFYEVNFDDGSFSDNLFPEDIVNRDCAQLGPPSHGEVVQVRWTDGLVYGAKFVAAHVIQMYQVEFEDGSQLTAKRDDVYTLDEELPKRVKTRLSAASDMRFDGIFTEKDIIQENKRQRVINSRYRGDYIEPVIYRAIME; encoded by the exons ATGGCTTCGGACTCAGGGGCTAACAGTCCTGGTTCCGGGATCATGACCTTCCACCCCTCCAAGGAGGAGTTCAAGAATTTCAGCCGCTATATCGCCTACATGGAGTCGAAAGGAGCCCACAAAGCTGGGATGGCAAAG GTTGTGCCTCCAAAAGACTGGAAGCCAAGGCGTTGCTATGATGACATTGATGACCTGGTGATCCCAGCCCCCATCCAGCAGGTGGTCACAGGGCAGTCGGGTCTCTTCACCCAGTACAACATCCAGAAGAAGCCAATGACTGTGCGCGAGTTTCGCAGGATTGCTAACACTGACAA GTTCTGCAACCCCCGCTATGTGGATTTTGAAGAGTTGGAGAGAAAGTACTGGAAGAACCTCACATTTAATCCACCCCTGTATGGGGCAGATGTGAATGGGACACTGTATGATCCT GACGTGACAGAGTGGAACATCGGACACCTAAACACCATTCTGGAcacagtagagagagagagcgggatcAAAATCAAGGGAGTCAACACGCCCTACCTTTACTTTGGGATGTGGAAAACCACCTTCGCCTGGCACACAGAGGACATGGACCTTTACAGCATCAACTACCTGCACTTTGGAGAGCCCAAGTCTTG GTATTGTGTTCCCCCAGAACATGGGAAACGACTGGAACGTCTCGCCAAAG GGTTTTTCCCTGGAAGTGCCCAAAGTTGTGAGGCTTTCCTTCGACACAAGATGACATTAATCTCCCCATCCATCCTGAAGAAGTATGGCATTCCATTTGAAAAG ATCACTCAGGAGGCTGGTCAGTTCATAGTGACATTCCCATATGGCTACCATGCTGGCTTCAACCATGGCTTCAACTGTGCAGAATCCACCAACTTCGCCACTCAGCGCTGGATTGAGTATGGGAAGCAGGCAACTCTC TGCTCCTGCAGAAAGGATATGGTGAAGATCTCCATGGATGTGTTTGTGCGGAAGTTCCAGCCAGACCGTTACAAGCAGTGGAAGGCGGGGAAGGACAATGCTCCTATCGACCACTCCAAGCCCACGCCTGAAGCAGCAGAGTTCCTAAAGGAGGAGCAGACAGGCCCTGAGGCAGAGGCCCCCTTTAAAGAGGAGAGCACCGAGAACAGCCCCACCTCAGAGGGAGAAAGTAAAAG CTCCAGTCCTTATAAGCAGAGAATTGGAGCAAAGAGACCACGGGCTTGCCAGGATGCTCCAGAGGAGGTGCTacacaaggaggaggagggcgatGAGGTGGTGGAGAAGAAGGCCTGTCTGACCCCTCCAGAGCAGGACAGTGAGGGACCCAGCCTAACAGACACCG AAGCCTTTGAGGCACCTCAGATGAAGCTGGAGGCTAACGtcaacacacagccacagtccCTGGAGAAGACTTTCCTGGGTAACGACATCCCCACAGACCAAGAGTGTGCTGACATCTGCCCTCCCCAGTCTGGAAAGCACCCCCCACAGGGCCAGGGGGTGGCAAGCACTAGTGGAAATGCCCAGCCGGCTCATCTGCTGTTCCAGAGAACTCTGAGCCCTGCTGAGGCCCTGCATGTCCACAGCTACGCTAAAGGGGACTACTGTGAGGTTGAGACCCCTGCTGCAGAGGAGACTGGGACTGGCACTGAGACAGGGACACAGGATGGTATTAAG ggggcagaagACAGCAATGAGAGTGAGCATGTGAAGACACAGCTCAGCAAACTGCCTCGTCATCACCCCCTGATCAAGGACTGCTTCAGTGATGAGG AGCTCCAGGAGCAGATGGCCACAGAAGAGGATGGGCTGGAGGCGGAGCCCTGGGCCAAGCCCCTAGCCTACCTATGGCAAAACAGACCTTATAacccggagagagagagagcgtacAACCACATGATGGGTCTGCAGGCACCTTACTGTGCCATCTGCATGCTCTTCCAGACCTACCAGCGG ACTGAGGGCGGTGACAGCAGCCAGAGTCTTGCAGATCCCACAGAAGGGCAGCTGAGGACCAAGCCTCTGATCCCAGAGATGTGTTTCACCACCACAGCGGATAACACCAATGTGCAATTCTCTGCTCCCTACCTGGAGGAAGATGGCACCAGTCTGCTGATCAGCTGCACACAGTGCAGCGTACGGGTACACACGA GCTGTTACGGCGTCGCCCCTGAGCGGGTGTCGGAGGACTGGAAGTGTGCACGCTGCACAGCCAACGCCATGATGGAG aacTGTTGTTTGTGTTCACTGAGAGGAGGGGCCTTGCACAAAGCCAACAATGACAA GTGGGtgcatgtgttgtgtgctgtggcAGTGTTGGAGGCACGTTTCGTGAACATTGCTGAGCGTAGTCCAGTGGACCTCAGTGGAATACCTTTACAGAGGTTTAAACTG AAGTGTTACTACTGTAAGAAGCGCATGAAGAAAACCTCAGgctgctgtgtgcagtgctCTCATGGCCGATGCCCCACAGCCTACCATCCAACCTGCGCCCAGGCCGCTGGTGTCCTCATGCATCCCGATGACTGGCCCTTTGTTGTCTATGTGACCTGTTGCCGACACAAGGGCCCCATCCACACTGAG CGCAACAAAGCTGCCATGCGGGAGTTGGCAGTGGGACAGAGGGTGATCTGTAAGCACAAGAACGGCCGCTACTACCAGTGTGAAGTGGTACAGCTGACCAAAGAGACCTTCTATGAGGTCAACTTTGATGATGGCTCATTCAGTGACAACCTCTTCCCTGAGGACATTGTG AATCGGGATTGTGCGCAGCTGGGCCCCCCTTCACATGGAGAAGTGGTGCAGGTGCGCTGGACAGATGGGCTAGTCTATGGAGCCAAGTTTGTGGCCGCGCATGTCATCCAGATGTACCAG GTCGAGTTTGAAGATGGCTCACAGCTAACGGCCAAGAGGGATGACGTTTACACTCTAGATGAAGAGCTGCCAAAGAGAGTGAAGACACGACTG tctgcAGCATCAGACATGCGTTTTGATGGGATTTTCACAGAGAAGGACATTATTCAGGAAAACAAGAGGCAGCGGGTGATCAACTCGCGGTACAGGGGGGACTACATTGAGCCTGTCATCTACAGAGCCATTATGGAGTAG